A single Micromonospora sp. CCTCC AA 2012012 DNA region contains:
- a CDS encoding 5'-methylthioadenosine/S-adenosylhomocysteine nucleosidase family protein → MPELSRAPSWAQCRTAARSVWSTEYAREAIDLVRPRGPLGIIRSRGPLPLMLYVAARDGRLVWNGPESLAILQPPGDIALPAVGGLRLGVLRRLARAWDITLFAVPPALMLVGAALAALWHVTTAGTGSRAAVLLLAVGAVAYLSVLLTCLVVTGLGWFYREFGRPTPPDERIAAELMPGQRWTLVFCHHVDDRRPRLLLELARQQLADLLRSDVEEYGRDVGTEIPLLNVTETLVCLQQGVTTQSMRDVVDAWTEQDRIFGANAGVTVKMAGYPAARPPNRLVDRGGFLFWYLAGEAVVVTVAARLVADQERAACAAPCTTHPVDYGRALHWLGSRLFFTDPYGLTPATHQAWTLGLLTSLMSLMGVFVTITAAQQYLRVRRTLQQRIERKIAMANRRTRTLIIVATDEENQAVCEAAREVTGCQPELDFLPHQTVQRLGTISRTELMLVQVRPGSVGPGSAAISAAALVSQLEPHFLILTGICYGLRPDRHEFGDILVCDQLRAIDHRKEAEPAGHRPGTPFGSGAEAAAALAETPAPAGSRTVLIRGDAVTPSTTLLSRFRAVAQTWTSGGRVHFGPMLSASTLVSARSLRDELHEQQPEALGGEMEGAGVYAAAAHAKVDWILVKAICDWGFEKGDDFHERAARNAARFVVRVAEERGFDLAPPRGSI, encoded by the coding sequence GTGCCCGAGCTGAGCCGAGCACCGAGCTGGGCGCAGTGCCGCACCGCCGCGCGCTCCGTGTGGAGCACCGAGTACGCCCGGGAAGCCATCGACCTGGTACGGCCGCGTGGCCCCCTGGGGATCATCCGTAGCCGCGGACCGCTGCCTCTGATGCTCTACGTCGCCGCGCGGGACGGGCGTCTGGTGTGGAACGGCCCGGAATCGCTGGCGATCCTCCAGCCGCCGGGCGACATCGCCCTGCCGGCGGTGGGCGGTCTCCGACTCGGTGTGCTGAGACGGCTAGCCCGTGCCTGGGACATCACCCTATTCGCGGTGCCGCCCGCACTGATGCTGGTCGGTGCCGCTCTCGCCGCCCTGTGGCACGTCACCACCGCCGGGACGGGGTCACGCGCCGCGGTTCTGCTGCTCGCCGTCGGCGCGGTGGCGTACCTCAGCGTGCTCCTGACCTGCCTGGTCGTTACCGGCCTCGGCTGGTTCTATCGGGAGTTCGGCCGACCGACGCCGCCCGACGAACGGATCGCCGCGGAGCTGATGCCCGGCCAGCGGTGGACGTTGGTGTTCTGCCACCACGTCGACGACCGCCGGCCCCGGCTACTGCTGGAGCTCGCCCGGCAGCAGCTCGCCGACCTACTCCGCAGCGACGTCGAGGAGTACGGCCGCGACGTCGGGACGGAGATCCCACTACTGAACGTGACCGAGACGCTGGTCTGCCTCCAGCAAGGTGTGACGACGCAGTCGATGCGCGACGTGGTCGACGCGTGGACGGAGCAGGACCGGATCTTCGGTGCAAACGCCGGGGTCACCGTGAAGATGGCAGGGTATCCCGCCGCCCGCCCACCGAACCGGCTCGTCGACCGTGGCGGCTTCCTCTTCTGGTACCTCGCCGGGGAGGCGGTGGTGGTCACCGTGGCCGCCCGGCTCGTCGCCGACCAGGAACGCGCCGCCTGCGCCGCCCCCTGTACGACGCACCCGGTCGACTACGGACGCGCTCTGCACTGGCTCGGCAGCCGGCTCTTCTTCACCGACCCGTACGGCCTGACGCCGGCCACCCATCAGGCCTGGACGCTGGGGCTGCTGACCAGCCTCATGTCGTTGATGGGCGTCTTCGTCACCATCACCGCGGCGCAGCAGTACCTCCGGGTCCGCCGCACCCTCCAGCAGCGAATCGAGAGGAAGATCGCCATGGCCAATCGCCGTACCCGGACCCTCATCATCGTGGCGACCGACGAGGAGAACCAGGCCGTCTGCGAAGCGGCGCGGGAGGTCACCGGGTGCCAGCCGGAGCTCGACTTCCTTCCCCACCAGACGGTGCAGCGACTCGGGACCATCAGCCGTACCGAACTCATGCTCGTGCAGGTGCGACCCGGCAGCGTCGGACCGGGCTCGGCCGCCATCTCTGCCGCAGCCCTGGTCTCCCAGCTCGAGCCGCACTTCCTGATCCTCACCGGCATCTGCTACGGCCTGCGCCCCGACAGGCACGAGTTCGGCGACATCCTGGTCTGCGACCAGCTGCGGGCCATCGACCACCGCAAGGAGGCCGAGCCCGCCGGTCACCGGCCCGGCACACCGTTCGGCAGTGGGGCCGAAGCCGCCGCCGCGTTGGCGGAGACCCCCGCGCCGGCCGGATCGCGGACGGTGCTCATCCGGGGAGACGCGGTCACGCCGTCCACCACCCTCCTGAGTCGGTTCAGGGCCGTCGCGCAGACGTGGACGAGCGGCGGCCGGGTCCACTTCGGCCCAATGCTTTCCGCCAGCACCCTGGTCAGTGCCCGGTCGCTGCGTGACGAGCTGCACGAGCAGCAGCCGGAGGCGCTCGGTGGCGAGATGGAGGGCGCCGGGGTCTACGCCGCGGCGGCCCACGCGAAGGTCGACTGGATCCTCGTCAAGGCGATCTGCGACTGGGGCTTCGAGAAGGGCGACGACTTCCACGAGCGGGCAGCGCGCAACGCCGCGCGATTCGTCGTACGGGTCGCCGAGGAACGCGGCTTCGACCTGGCGCCGCCGCGTGGATCGATCTGA
- a CDS encoding DUF4407 domain-containing protein, translating to MTEHGRRRGIGRALRMLTGVEEALLDTVPSERARYTAMGGVVLGTALMAMFSMTVALYCVFDGFQPAILLFVPVWGAFILFLDRWLMSSIAGPRLGERFRKLLPRLMLAVVFGVIIAEPLLLGVFHTAIKERIKHDRSDAVLQRESDLRQCNPLPGATKEELQKADEAKCDKLKLSVAASFQAKEKELAELQAQATELKKDTDADDAEYARLEALARKECNGTDDPETTGDFGEGPNCRRLRGEADQFRRDQRMDANHRKLTDLNNRIVTLTEELATERADTGRLITDRIDKEKNAYRSEQKGIGLLERLAALRDLVEEKSQVRAAEWGLRLFFIAVDALPVLLKFLNGFSAYDHVVTDRLTGQRRAQRVASETERRRLVIQEELARHQMNAEHAAALDKVEFDARMRHVDVELLREQATDSRAEYLLHDAPTMPLPVPPGDPALDIDPDGGRHR from the coding sequence GTGACCGAGCACGGACGCCGACGCGGCATCGGGCGGGCTCTGCGCATGCTCACCGGTGTCGAGGAGGCCCTCCTCGACACGGTGCCGAGCGAACGCGCGCGCTACACGGCGATGGGCGGCGTGGTCCTCGGGACCGCGCTCATGGCCATGTTCTCCATGACCGTGGCGCTGTACTGCGTCTTCGACGGCTTTCAGCCCGCCATCCTGCTGTTCGTACCGGTGTGGGGGGCGTTCATCCTCTTCCTCGACCGGTGGCTGATGTCGAGCATCGCGGGGCCCCGCCTCGGAGAGCGTTTTCGCAAGCTGCTGCCCCGGCTGATGCTCGCCGTCGTCTTCGGTGTGATCATCGCCGAGCCGTTGCTGCTCGGGGTCTTCCACACCGCCATCAAAGAGCGGATCAAGCACGATCGCAGCGACGCGGTCCTGCAGCGCGAGAGCGACCTCAGGCAGTGCAACCCGCTGCCAGGCGCCACGAAGGAGGAACTCCAGAAGGCCGACGAAGCGAAGTGCGACAAGCTGAAGCTCTCCGTCGCCGCCAGCTTCCAGGCCAAGGAGAAGGAGCTCGCTGAGCTACAGGCTCAGGCCACGGAGCTCAAGAAGGACACCGACGCCGACGACGCCGAGTACGCCCGCCTGGAGGCACTGGCCCGTAAGGAGTGCAACGGCACAGATGATCCGGAGACCACCGGCGATTTCGGAGAGGGGCCGAACTGTCGCCGGCTGCGCGGCGAGGCCGACCAGTTCCGGCGGGACCAGCGGATGGACGCCAACCACCGCAAGCTCACCGACCTCAACAACCGGATCGTCACGCTGACCGAGGAGCTCGCCACGGAGCGCGCGGACACCGGGCGGCTCATCACCGACCGGATCGACAAGGAGAAGAATGCCTACCGGTCCGAGCAGAAGGGCATCGGCCTGCTGGAGCGCCTCGCCGCCCTGCGCGACCTGGTCGAGGAGAAGAGCCAGGTACGCGCCGCCGAGTGGGGCCTGCGGCTGTTCTTCATCGCGGTGGACGCCCTGCCGGTGCTGCTGAAGTTCCTCAACGGCTTCAGCGCCTACGACCACGTCGTCACCGACCGGTTGACCGGACAGCGTCGAGCCCAGCGGGTGGCCAGCGAAACCGAGCGCCGACGCCTGGTCATCCAGGAAGAGCTGGCCCGGCACCAGATGAACGCCGAGCACGCGGCCGCCCTCGACAAGGTGGAGTTCGACGCCCGGATGCGGCACGTCGACGTCGAACTCCTCCGCGAACAGGCCACCGACTCACGCGCCGAATACCTGCTCCACGACGCGCCGACGATGCCCCTACCCGTACCACCGGGCGACCCGGCACTGGACATCGACCCCGACGGGGGGCGGCACCGGTGA